The following are from one region of the Balaenoptera acutorostrata chromosome 18, mBalAcu1.1, whole genome shotgun sequence genome:
- the RCBTB2 gene encoding RCC1 and BTB domain-containing protein 2 isoform X1 has translation MPVKDERGGLDVSKVAKPVQATVSSLKMLDVGKWPIFSLCSEEELQLVRQACVFGSAGNEVLYTTVNDEIFVLGTNCCGCLGLGDVQSTIEPRRLESLSGKKIACLSYGSGPHVVLATAEGEVFTWGHNGYSQLGNGTTNHGLVPCHISTNLSNKQVIEVACGSYHSLVLTSDGEVFAWGYNNSGQVGSASTANQPIPRRVTGCLQNKVVVNIACGQMCSMAVVNTGEVYVWGYNGNGQLGLGSSGNQPTPCRVAALQGIRVQRVACGYAHTLVLTDEGQVYAWGANSYGQLGTGNKSNQSYPTPVVVEKDRITEIAACHSAHTSAAKTQGGHVYMWGQCRGQSVTLPHLTHFFSTDDVFACFATPAVTWRLLSVEPDGHLTVAESLKREFDNPSTADLRFLVDGKYIYAHKVLLKIRCEHFRSSLEDSEDDIVEMSEFSYPVYRAFLEYLYTDSISLSPEEAVGLLDLATFYRENRLKKLCQQTIKQGICEENAIALLSAAVKYDAQDLEEFCFRFCINHLTVVTQTSGFAEMDHDLLKNFISKASRVGAFKN, from the exons ATGCCAGTGAAAGATGAGAGAGGTGGCTTGGATGTGAGCAAAGTAGCGAAG ccAGTACAGGCTACTGTGTCATCTTTGAAGATGTTAGATGTGGGAAAGTGGCCAATTTTCTCCCTTTGTTCTGAGGAAGAACTGCAGTTAGTTCGTCAGGCCTGTGTCTTTGGCAGCGCTGGCAATGAAGTTTTATATACTACAGTAAATGATGAG ATTTTTGTGCTTGGCACAAACTGCTGTGGCTGTTTGGGATTAGGTGATGTCCAGAGCACCATTGAACCTCGGAGACTGGAGTCTTTAAGTGGCAAAAAAATTGCCTGCCTCAGCTATGGGAGTGGTCCACATGTTGTCCTTGCAACAGCAG aaggaGAAGTCTTTACCTGGGGTCACAATGGTTACAGTCAGCTGGGCAATGGGACAACTAATCATGGTCTAGTGCCCTGTCATATCTCTACTAATTTGTCAAACAAACAAGTCATTGAAGTGGCCTGTGGGTCTTACCATTCTTTGGTGCTAACATCTGATGGAGAG GTATTTGCCTGGGGTTATAATAACTCTGGGCAGGTAGGGTCTGCATCAACAGCTAATCAGCCGATCCCTCGCAGAGTCACGGGCTGCTTACAGAATAAAGTAGTTGTGAACATAGCCTGTGGGCAGATGTGCTCCATGGCAGTGGTGAACACTGGGGAG GTCTATGTCTGGGGTTACAATGGAAACGGGCAGCTGGGACTCGGCAGCAGCGGTAACCAGCCAACCCCCTGTAGGGTAGCAGCTTTGCAAGGCATTCGTGTCCAGCGG gttGCCTGTGGCTATGCACACACATTAGTATTAACAGATGAAGGTCAAGTGTATGCTTGGGGCGCAAATTCTTATGGCCAGTTGGGCACTGGCAATAAAAGTAACCAGTCCTACCCTACTCCTGTTGTTGTGGAAAAGGACAG AATTACAGAGATTGCGGCCTGCCACTCTGCCCACACGTCTGCAGCCAAGACGCAGGGAGGGCACGTGTACATGTGGGGCCAGTGCCGGGGCCAGTCGGTGACCCTGCCTCACCTCACCCACTTCTTCTCCACCGACGACGTGTTCGCCTGCTTCGCCACGCCCGCCGTCACCTGGCGCCTCCTGTCCGTGG aacCTGACGGCCACCTCACCGTGGCTGAGTCCCTGAAGAGAGAATTTGACAATCCCAGCACCGCAGACCTGAGATTTCTGGTGGATGGAAAGTACATTTATGCGCATAAAGTCCTTCTCAAAATTAG gtGTGAGCATTTTCGCTCTTCGTTGGAAGACAGCGAGGATGATATTGTAGAAATGAGTGAATTTTCATATCCTGTTTACCGAGCCTTCCTGGAGTACCTGTACACAGACAGCATCAGCCTGTCCCCCGAGGAGGCCGTAG GATTGCTAGATTTGGCtacattttatagagaaaatcGTTTGAAAAAACTCTGCCAACAAACTATCAAGCAAGGAATCTGTGAGGAGAACGCCATCGCGCTGCTCTCGGCCGCCGTGAAGTATGACGCTCAG GATTTAGAAGAATTCTGCTTCAGGTTTTGCATAAACCATTTGACTGTAGTAACACAGACGTCAGGCTTTGCAGAAATGGACCATGATCTCTTGAAGAACTTTATCAGCAAAGCAAGCAGAGTTGGAGCCTTTAAAAATTAA
- the RCBTB2 gene encoding RCC1 and BTB domain-containing protein 2 isoform X2, with protein MEDHMEEELFLLYGKSGKMPVKDERGGLDVSKVAKPVQATVSSLKMLDVGKWPIFSLCSEEELQLVRQACVFGSAGNEVLYTTVNDEIFVLGTNCCGCLGLGDVQSTIEPRRLESLSGKKIACLSYGSGPHVVLATAEGEVFTWGHNGYSQLGNGTTNHGLVPCHISTNLSNKQVIEVACGSYHSLVLTSDGEVFAWGYNNSGQVGSASTANQPIPRRVTGCLQNKVVVNIACGQMCSMAVVNTGEVYVWGYNGNGQLGLGSSGNQPTPCRVAALQGIRVQRVACGYAHTLVLTDEGQVYAWGANSYGQLGTGNKSNQSYPTPVVVEKDRITEIAACHSAHTSAAKTQGGHVYMWGQCRGQSVTLPHLTHFFSTDDVFACFATPAVTWRLLSVEPDGHLTVAESLKREFDNPSTADLRFLVDGKYIYAHKVLLKIRCEHFRSSLEDSEDDIVEMSEFSYPVYRAFLEYLYTDSISLSPEEAVGLLDLATFYRENRLKKLCQQTIKQGICEENAIALLSAAVKYDAQDLEEFCFRFCINHLTVVTQTSGFAEMDHDLLKNFISKASRVGAFKN; from the exons ATGGAAGACCATATGGAAGAAGAACTTTTCCTTCTCTATGGAAAAAGTGGCAAG ATGCCAGTGAAAGATGAGAGAGGTGGCTTGGATGTGAGCAAAGTAGCGAAG ccAGTACAGGCTACTGTGTCATCTTTGAAGATGTTAGATGTGGGAAAGTGGCCAATTTTCTCCCTTTGTTCTGAGGAAGAACTGCAGTTAGTTCGTCAGGCCTGTGTCTTTGGCAGCGCTGGCAATGAAGTTTTATATACTACAGTAAATGATGAG ATTTTTGTGCTTGGCACAAACTGCTGTGGCTGTTTGGGATTAGGTGATGTCCAGAGCACCATTGAACCTCGGAGACTGGAGTCTTTAAGTGGCAAAAAAATTGCCTGCCTCAGCTATGGGAGTGGTCCACATGTTGTCCTTGCAACAGCAG aaggaGAAGTCTTTACCTGGGGTCACAATGGTTACAGTCAGCTGGGCAATGGGACAACTAATCATGGTCTAGTGCCCTGTCATATCTCTACTAATTTGTCAAACAAACAAGTCATTGAAGTGGCCTGTGGGTCTTACCATTCTTTGGTGCTAACATCTGATGGAGAG GTATTTGCCTGGGGTTATAATAACTCTGGGCAGGTAGGGTCTGCATCAACAGCTAATCAGCCGATCCCTCGCAGAGTCACGGGCTGCTTACAGAATAAAGTAGTTGTGAACATAGCCTGTGGGCAGATGTGCTCCATGGCAGTGGTGAACACTGGGGAG GTCTATGTCTGGGGTTACAATGGAAACGGGCAGCTGGGACTCGGCAGCAGCGGTAACCAGCCAACCCCCTGTAGGGTAGCAGCTTTGCAAGGCATTCGTGTCCAGCGG gttGCCTGTGGCTATGCACACACATTAGTATTAACAGATGAAGGTCAAGTGTATGCTTGGGGCGCAAATTCTTATGGCCAGTTGGGCACTGGCAATAAAAGTAACCAGTCCTACCCTACTCCTGTTGTTGTGGAAAAGGACAG AATTACAGAGATTGCGGCCTGCCACTCTGCCCACACGTCTGCAGCCAAGACGCAGGGAGGGCACGTGTACATGTGGGGCCAGTGCCGGGGCCAGTCGGTGACCCTGCCTCACCTCACCCACTTCTTCTCCACCGACGACGTGTTCGCCTGCTTCGCCACGCCCGCCGTCACCTGGCGCCTCCTGTCCGTGG aacCTGACGGCCACCTCACCGTGGCTGAGTCCCTGAAGAGAGAATTTGACAATCCCAGCACCGCAGACCTGAGATTTCTGGTGGATGGAAAGTACATTTATGCGCATAAAGTCCTTCTCAAAATTAG gtGTGAGCATTTTCGCTCTTCGTTGGAAGACAGCGAGGATGATATTGTAGAAATGAGTGAATTTTCATATCCTGTTTACCGAGCCTTCCTGGAGTACCTGTACACAGACAGCATCAGCCTGTCCCCCGAGGAGGCCGTAG GATTGCTAGATTTGGCtacattttatagagaaaatcGTTTGAAAAAACTCTGCCAACAAACTATCAAGCAAGGAATCTGTGAGGAGAACGCCATCGCGCTGCTCTCGGCCGCCGTGAAGTATGACGCTCAG GATTTAGAAGAATTCTGCTTCAGGTTTTGCATAAACCATTTGACTGTAGTAACACAGACGTCAGGCTTTGCAGAAATGGACCATGATCTCTTGAAGAACTTTATCAGCAAAGCAAGCAGAGTTGGAGCCTTTAAAAATTAA